The nucleotide window TCCGCGCTGAATCAATTCTTCGACCAGCGAATGGTCTCTCGTGATCTGCCTGATCTCGTCTTGAATCACATAAAGCCGGCTGTCTCCCACATTGGCCACACACAGGACGCTTCCCATGACACAGGCCGCCACAAGAGTAGTGCCCATGCCCGCCAGTTTTTCATCTTCGGACGCTCTTTCCAGAAGCATCCCGTTCACCTGGCGGATGCTGTCATTCAGAATCGTAATTGGATTATTGCCCTCTGCGGCCTCTATCAAACGAACCAGATTATCTATCGTATATTTCGACGCAAAATCTCCTGCCTGATGCCCTCCCATTCCATCTGCTACTACAAACAAATTGGGAATGTTCCCAACCGGAAAGGTCGAATAATATACCGCATCCTGATTGATCTGTCTTTTTCTTCCCCGGTCGGTCATCGCGTAGGCCTTCATGCACTATCCTCCTTCTGCCTCAAACAGACACCTCTTAGGGCCGTTCTTCCCGGTAGCTTCGGCGCAGCTGCCCGCAGGCTCCGTTGATATCCCGTCCCATTTCTCTTCTAATAGTAACATTAATTCCACTTTTTTCAAGTATATTTTTGAAATTCCGGATGGCCTCCTGTCCGGAACGCACGTATTTACGCTCTTTTATGGGATTCACCGGTATGAGGTTCACATGACAGTTTCTATGTCCCAAAAGGGCCGCCAGCGCCTCGGCCTCCTCTTTTGTATCATTGACACCCCCCACCAGGCTATACTCAAAACTCGGCCGCCTTCCCGTTTTTTCAAAATAAATATCGCACGCGGGCAGCACCTCCTTTAAGCCGTATCGATTGGCGATGGGCATCAGTTCCTTTCTTTTCTCGTCATCCGCCGCGTGAAGAGAAAGGGCAAGGGTGATGGGCAGCTTTTCCTCTGCCAGGCGGCAGATTCTGTCCGGCAGGCCGCAGGTGGAAACTGTGATATTTCTTGCGCTCAGATGGAACCCGCGCTCGTCTGTGAGAAGACGTATAAATTTTACAAAATTATCGTAATTATCCAAAGGCTCTCCGGATCCCATGACCACCACGTTCGATACACGTTTTCCCATGAGCGCCTGCATTCGGTAAATCTGCTCCAGCATCTCCGACGGTCTCAGATCGCGCACAAGCCCGTCCAGCGTGGACGCGCAGAAGCGGCAGCCCATGCGGCAGCCTACCTGAGAGGAAATACATACGCTGTTCCCGTGATGGTATTCCATCCAGACACTTTCAATGACATTGCCGTCATCCAGGCGGAACAGATATTTCCTGGTCCCGTCCAATTCCGATACAAGCACCTCAACAGGCTCCAGAACTGTCAGAAAAAACCGTTCTGAAAGCCTTTGTCTCAAAGAAAGGGACAGGTTTGTCATCTCATCAAAGCTGTCCGCCAGCTTTTCATGGAGCCAGCTGAATATCTGACCTGCCCGGAAGGGCTTTTCTCCCATATCCGCCAGGGCATCCGTAAGTTCTTCCAACGTAAGAGATTTTATATCTGTCTTCATTTATGTATCGATTCCTTCCTGCGGAACCGGGCGATAAAAAACCCGTCTGTCCCTTTTTCTCCCGGCAGAAGCTGCAGCTTTCCCTGTCCCGTGGTCTCAGTGAAAAACCTCTCCGGCAGAATCTCCTCCAGGCTTTCCGGGTAAAACGGATAATTCTCTGAGAACCAGTCCGCGTTTTCCGTGTTCTCCGATGAGAATACCGTACAAGTGGAATACACCAGTCTCCCTCCCGGCTTCACATACTGCCAGATCACATCCAGGATTCTCCGCTGAAGCATGACTAATTCCCTCTGTATATCCTCTGTCATTTTATACTTGATGTCACTTTTCCTTCCGATAATCCCCATTCCTGAACAGGGCAGGTCCGCGATCACCACATCTGCCGAAGCGACCTTGTTTTTATCCAAAACGAGCGCATCCCATACCCTGGCCGACAGATTGGTCAGGCGGCTGCGTCCGATGTTTTCTTCTATAAGTCTCACTTTTTCCGCCGTCAGATCCTGGGCCTCCACACGGCCTGTCCCATGGAGCAGGTCCGCGGCATGGAGGCTTTTCCCGCCGGGCGCCGCGCACACATCCAGAACAAAATCGCCTTCTTTTGGAGCTGCCGCCAGCCCTGCCAGCATAGAGCTCACATCCTGAACCTGTAAAAAGCCCTTCGAAAAAGCGTCGATTTCCGGTAGCATATCAAAATCATGGATCTCGAGAGCTCCGGGAATACCGTCAATCGTTTCTGCCCGTATCCCCTGCTCCTCCAGACTGGTCTTTACAGCCTCCAGGGAAATTCTGCTAAGATTGCACCGGACAGTGAGAGGCCGTTCGGACAGCCCGGCCGCCAACATCCCTTCTGCCCTTTCCTCACCGTATTCTTCCAGCAGCTTTTTTGTGATCCAAACAGGCATGGAATATTTCACTGCCGCATATGCAGGAAAATCCAGCTTTTTATCGGGAAGCGCCACTTCTCCCGAACCTCTGGAAACTGCCCGCAAGACTCCGTTCACAAAGCCCTTCAGACTTCCAAAGCCTTTTTTCTGAGCCAGCCTCACAGCCTCGTTGCAGGCAGCGCTGTCCGGTACTGCGTCCATATATAAAATCTGATAGACCCCCATCCTGAGGATTTCCCGTATGACAGGCTTCATCTTTTCTGTCTTTATCTTGGAAAACCAGTCGATGGTATAGTCCAGCTCATACAGGCGTTCGACAACGCCTTCCGTCAGCCGCGTGAGGAATGCCCTGTCCCTCTTTTCCAGATGACGGTATTTCTCCAGTTCTTCCCGGAGCACCACATGGCTGTACTCTCCCTGTTCCAGTATCCGAAGCAGGCAGCTCAGAGAAACCGCCCGGATATTTATACTCTGGTCCAGTCCTCCCGGCCTCTTTTTCCCTCTGTCAGTCACGGTTCCGTCTTCCTCCAAACAGCAGGATAAGCCGCAGCAGCTGAAGGATGGCTGACAAAGCTCCAGCCACATAGGTGAGAGCCGCGGCAGAAAGGACTTTTCTGGTCTGTGCCGCCTCGTCCTGGTATAAGATTCCGTTTTCCTGCAGGAGCACCAGCGCCCGCCTGGAGGCATTGAACTCCACCGGCAGAGTAATGAGCTGGAATAAAACCGCCAGAGAAAAGCAGAGAATCCCCAGATTCACCAACAGGGAATAACTGCCGTTTCTGGCGCCGAATATCAGTCCCGCAATGATCAGAAGCATGCTGATGCTGGAGCCAAAATTGGCAACCGGTACAAAAGCAGTCCTGAGCTTTAAGGGAGAATATCCCACTTCATCCTGGATAGCATGGCCGCATTCATGGGCCGCCACTCCGATGGCCGCCACAGATGTGGAGCCATATACAGACTGGGACAGCTTAAGGGTCTTATTCCTGGGATCATAGTGATCCGTTAAATCTCCGGCCACAGACATCACCTGCACGCCGTAGATTCCCTGGCTGTCCAGCAGCCTCCTGGCTGCCTCCGCGCCGGTCATACCAGTCCGGCTCATCACCTTCGAATACTTAGCAAACGTACTCTTCACCCTGGCCGATGCGATCATGCAGATGACCGCGCCGACAATCACCAAAACCCAGGTGGGGTCAAAATAATAAAATCCATAATAAGGCATAGTTTTTCATTCACTCCTTGTTGTATTATTGCTTTCTTTCGAACACATCTCCCATTTTCAGAGGATATCCCCTGAGAAATGCACCCGCATCCATCCGTTTCTTTCCCTCCGGCTGGAGTTCCTTCACCTCCAGGAGCCCATTTCCGGTCTGCACAGAAAAGCTCTCTTTTCCGATGGCAGCGACCGTGCCTGGAGCCGTTTTCTCTCCCTGCTCCGGAAGCACTCCGGCCTTCCATATCTTCACCGTCCGGCCCTCCAGACGGGTGTATGCGCTGGGCCAGGGCAAAAGCCCCCGGATCAGCCGTTCAATCGCCGCCGCATCCATGGACCAGTCGATGTCACCCAGGGATTTGGTCAGAATCTTCGCATAGCAGGATTCTCCTTCCTGTGGAATCCGCTCTAAGCTTCCCGCCTCCAGCTTTTCCAAGGTCTCCACGATCAAAGGACCGCCCGCGGCGCTCAGCTTGTCATGAAGGGTTCCTCCCGTTTCTTCTTCATCAATGGGAATGACCGTTTTCAAGAGCATATCGCCGGTATCCAGCCCCTCTTCCATATACATGGTTGTGATTCCCGTCTCTTTTTCACCGTCTATGATCGCCCACTGGATAGGCGCAGCTCCCCGGTATTTGGGCAGAAGAGACGCGTGGATATTGATGCACCCATACTTCGGAAGCTCCAATATTTCTTTCGGCAGAATCTGCCCGAAAGCGATCACTACGATCACCTCCGGATCTATTTCTTTAAGTTTCGTCATGAATTCAGGATTTCCCTTCACCCTGGCCGGCTGATAAACCGGAATCCCATGGGAAAGCGCAGCTTTTTTTACTGCCGTTATCTGCATTTCCTTCCCGCGTCCCTTTGGCTTATCCGGCTGCGTGACCACGCCTGCCACCTGATGGCCGGCCGCCACCAGCGCTTCCAGAGCCGGAACTGAAAAATCAGGAGTTCCCATAAACACTACTTTCATACGTCTGCTCCTCCAACCTCCGTCATAGTTCTTCCGAATTCTGTCTATTTCCCGCAGACTGACGGACTGTTATAATCAGTATACTCTTATTTTTTCCAAATACCGCGATTTTCACAGTTTTTTAAGAAAAAACTTCTGATTTATTCATCTTCTTCCTCATCTGTCACGTCCATCAGCTCACCTTCCACCAGCTCCACATAAAGTCTGCCTTCCAGATGGTCACACTCATGACAGATGGCCCGGGCCAGAAGCTCTGTCCCCTTTATCAGATGCTCCTTCATATTTTCGTCCAGCGCCTTGACTGTCACTTCATTCGGCCTGGTTACGATACCTTGTTTTCCCGGAACACTCAGGCATCCTTCCGGCCCTGACTGTTCACCGCGTGTCTCCAGAATCACCGGATTAATGAGCACGATAGGCCCGTCGCCCGCGTCGATTGTTACGATTCTTTTAAGAACCCCCACCTGCGGCGCGGCAAGGCCTACTCCGTTCGCCTCATACATGGTGTCCAGCATATCTGCTATGAGCTGGCTCGTCCTGGGAGTCATCTCCTTTACTTCCTTCGCTTTTTTAGTCAGTACTTCGTCGCCGATTTCTCTGATCGTCCTCAGTGCCATGATTCTCTGTCCTTTCTTTTTATGTTTTGTTTTCTATATTCTGCCCGTCTTCCGGTTAATATCTATTCCATATCAAATTGGTACAGAACGTTTCTGTCCCATTCCATCTGCTCAATCTTTTCCTTAAGCGCTAACAGCGACTGCTCTTCCTCACATTTCGCATAAAGTACATACCGGTAGCTGTCATTTATCCGTGAGACCGCCGCTTTGGCCGGCCCTATGATCTCCACAGCGCCATGCCGCTGCTCCTCCGCTTCTTCTGTCTCCGCCTTAAAATGGCCCTCAAATTCTCCGGCCATTTCCTTCACTTTACCGGCCATCCGCTCCGCGGCGTTCTCTTCCTTTGAGGTAAAAAGCAGCGACATCATGTGGTATACCGGAGGATAGTGAAGCAGCCTCCGATAAAGGATCTCATGCCAGTAAAAGCTCTCATAGTCCTGGCTGGCCGCGGCCTCCACACTGTAATGGCTGGGAGCGTAGCTCTGTATCACCACCTGGCCGGGCAGCTTGTCCCTGCCGGCCCGCCCCGCCGCCTGTGTGAGCAGCTGAAAAGTCCTCTCTCCAGCCTCATATCCCTCTGAATATAACGACAGGTCCGCCGCCAGTATCCCCACCAGCGTCACATTCGGGAAGTCATGTCCTTTCACGATCATCTGGGTCCCGACCAGGATATCGGCCTTTCCGTCCGCAAAAGCGGCAAGGACCGCGTCGTGGCCTCCCTTGCCTTTTGTGGTATCAGCATCCATCCGCAGGACTCTTGCCTCCGGAAGCATGGATCTTACCATGGCTTCTACCTTTTGAGTCCCGGTCCCGAAGCCCGCGATATAATGGGAGCCGCAGGAAGGACAGGATTTCGGGATCTCCGTTTCGTATCCACAGTAGTGGCATTTTAGCTTTCCGTCCCGGTGCTGCGTCAAGCTCACATCACAATGGGGACATTTGACCGCTTCCCCGCAGGAGCGGCAGGAAATGAAGCCCGCATATCCGCGCCTGTTCAAAAACAGGAGGGCCTGTTCCTTTCTATCAAGAGTTTCCTTTAAAAGTTCCTTCAGACGCCTGCTGAAAATCGTTCGGTTCCCTGCCTTCAGTTCCTCCCTCAGATCCACGATCTCTACGGAAGGCAGCATGCTCTCTTCCTTTGCCCGGCTTCTCATTTGGAATAGAAGATATTCTCCGTTTTGCGCCTTATAATAGGAAGAAGCCGATGGAGTGGCCGACCCGAGAACCACCATGGCGTCCGCCATGCGGCAGCGTTTAATGGCCGTCTCTATGGCGTGGTATTTCGGTACTGTTTCACTTTTATAAGCCGTTTCGTGCTCCTCGTCTATTATGATCAGGCCCAGATTCGGAAAAGGCGTAAAAAGTGCGGACCGCGGCCCGATCATAATATCGATTTTGCCCGTCCTCGCCCGTTCGAACTGGTCTGATTTCTCTCCTGCTGAAAGTCTGGAGTTGACGATGGATACCCGCTCTCCAAACTGTCTGTAAAATCGCATCACCGTCTGATAAGTAAGAGCAATCTCCGGAATCAGCACGATTGCCTGGCGCCCGTTCTTTATCACATGACGAATCAGCTCCATATACACTTCTGTTTTTCCGCTCCCTGTTATACCATGGAGCAGACAAGTTTCCTTTTTCCCATCCCAGGAAGCGGTCATTCCAGAAATGGCCGCTCTCTGCTCTTCATTCAGAAGGAAGGTCTGTTCTTTCTTCAAAAGACCCCGCACCGGATTCCGATAGCGCTCTTCCGTGTCCAGACGGCAGATTCCCTCTTCCAGAAAAAGCCGGAAGGATGCCGGCGACACCCGCAGTCTCTGGGTCACTGCCTCATAGGGGAGCACTTCGTCCTCCGTAAGAGCCTCCAGAAAACGGACTCTTGCTTTCTGCTTTTTTCTCCTGTACACTGCCAGCAGTTCGCAGCACGCTTCCTGTGAAACCGTCCTGACGAGATACTTCTTCTGAACCGGCTTCATCTTTTTCTTCAAGGGAAGCACTGTTTTCAGGGCTTGGATCATCGTGGAGCCATAGTGCTCCTTCATCCATGCCGCCAATTGGATGAGCTGCCCTTCTATGGGCATCGCTTCTTCCTCCACTGCCTGCACCTGCTTTATTTTTTCCGGGTCATAATCCGGCTTTTCGGTAAATCCTATGATATAGCCATCCCGCACTGTATTTCCACGGCCAAAGGGTATCCGTACCTTCATGCCTAAAGAGAGCTTTCCAAAAAGCTCCTCCGGCACTTCATACTGAAAAACCCTGTCCACTGCCGTGTGAACGATATCGACGATGACATTGACATACTGTTTGGACATGTATTTACGATCTCTCTTTTCTCGTTGGCGCCTTACTCGTCTCTCAGGTCATCGATCAGTTCACCCAGCTTCATGCTGTTTGAACCTTTGAACAAGATCAGATCCCCTCTTCCCGCCTGTTCCTTTAAAAACGGCAGCGCTTCTTCCTTCGTGTCAAAACATTTGATAACCGTGTTTTTTCCGCCTGCCTCAGAAACTCCCCGGCCGATTTCTGCCGCCAGCTCTCCGATACAGATCAGAACGTCCGGCGCGATCTCCTTTGCGTAGTACCCAACTTCATAATGAAATCTTCTGCTGTCTTCTCCCAGTTCCAGCATATTGGCCAAAACTGCAATCTTCTTTCCCTCTGTCTCCATTCCGGAAAGAACTCCAAGCGCAGCCTTCATGGAATCCGGGCTGGCATTGTAGGTATCATCGATCACACGATAATCTTTCACTTCATATATCTGCTGCCGGTTCCGGAATCCCGCGAAACCTTCCAAAGCCTCCGCGGCTTCCTCCATGGAAACTCCCCAGATGGACGCGGCCGCCATGGCCGCCAGAGCGTTCATCACCATGTGCTTACCCATGACCGGCAGATGCACCCGTACCCGTTTCGCTCCGCACACAGAGGTAAATTCTGTTCCCGCGCCGGTTATTACCATGTCCTCAGCCCTATACTGACAGTTTTCCCCAAATCCGTAAAACATCCGATGGAAACCAATGGATTCGTCTACCGTCCGTAAAAACGCATCGTCGCCGTTGAGAATCAGAGTCCCTCCGTTTTCCAGACCCACTGTAATCTTCAGCTTTTCCCGTAAAATATTTTCCTGGGTCCCAAGCTGTTCAATATGGGCCACGCCGATATTGGTGATAATGGCGGCCGAAGGCCTTGCCATGGAAGAGAGCACTTCCATCTCTCCAAAGTCACTCATCCCCATTTCCAAAACGGCTATCTCATCCTCTTTCGTCATCTCAGTCATCGTCACCGGCAGTCCGATATCGCTGTTGAAATTTTTTGAGGTTTTAAAAACACGGAACTTCGCCCCCAAAACCGTAGCAGTCATTTCTCTTGTAGTCGTCTTTCCTACGCTCCCGGTCACCCCCACCACCGGGATTCCCATTCGGTTTCTATAGTCCCTGCCCACTGCCTGCAGCGCTTTCAGGGTATCGTCCACCTGTATCCAGGCCGCTCCGGGAAGAGGTTCCATTTTCCTGCTGGAAAGGACCAAAACTGCCCCGTTCTCAATGGCCTGCGCCAGATAGTCATGGGCGTCCGAATGTTCTCCAATCAAAGGAACGAATAAATCCCGTCCCTTCATAGCTCTGGAATCAATGCTTACGTTTTCCAATGGCTCACCGGGGTCCCCCGCCAGAAGCACCCCGCCTGTTGCTCTCACAATATCACGTACTGTCGTCTGTTCCATACTTTTTCCTCATTATTTATATTTGACAAGTGCCTTTTCTGCCTCTTCTCTGTCAGAAAAATGAATCCGCTTCCCGTTGGCCTCCTGATAATCCTCATGGCCTTTCCCGATGATAGCGATGATGTCGCCTTTTTTTCCATGGCTGACCGCATATGCTATCGCTTCCCTCCGGTCCGGTATCACCACATACCGTCCTTCCGTCTCTTGAAAGCCCTTTTCAATATCCTGAATGATGGACTCCACCGGCTCATATCTGGAATTATCCGCCGTTATGACCGATACATCTGCCCATTTGCCGGCCGCCCGGCCCATGCCGAACCGCCTCAGCCGGGAACGGTTTCCTCCGCATCCGAACACACAGATCAAATCTCTGGGTTCATAAGCCTTCAGAGTCTGCAGCAGGTTCTCCATGCTGACCTCATTATGTGCGTAATCCACAATAACCCATAAATGGTTGTTTCCGGACACCACTTCCATTCTTCCCGGCACATGGATTTCCCGCAGGGCCTCCCTCGCCGTCTGTGCAGAAATCCCCATCTGGTCCGCCGCCGCAATGGCCGCCAGGCTGTTTTTTACGTTGTATTCTCCTG belongs to Qiania dongpingensis and includes:
- the rsmB gene encoding 16S rRNA (cytosine(967)-C(5))-methyltransferase RsmB; this encodes MTDRGKKRPGGLDQSINIRAVSLSCLLRILEQGEYSHVVLREELEKYRHLEKRDRAFLTRLTEGVVERLYELDYTIDWFSKIKTEKMKPVIREILRMGVYQILYMDAVPDSAACNEAVRLAQKKGFGSLKGFVNGVLRAVSRGSGEVALPDKKLDFPAYAAVKYSMPVWITKKLLEEYGEERAEGMLAAGLSERPLTVRCNLSRISLEAVKTSLEEQGIRAETIDGIPGALEIHDFDMLPEIDAFSKGFLQVQDVSSMLAGLAAAPKEGDFVLDVCAAPGGKSLHAADLLHGTGRVEAQDLTAEKVRLIEENIGRSRLTNLSARVWDALVLDKNKVASADVVIADLPCSGMGIIGRKSDIKYKMTEDIQRELVMLQRRILDVIWQYVKPGGRLVYSTCTVFSSENTENADWFSENYPFYPESLEEILPERFFTETTGQGKLQLLPGEKGTDGFFIARFRRKESIHK
- the priA gene encoding replication restart helicase PriA, giving the protein MSKQYVNVIVDIVHTAVDRVFQYEVPEELFGKLSLGMKVRIPFGRGNTVRDGYIIGFTEKPDYDPEKIKQVQAVEEEAMPIEGQLIQLAAWMKEHYGSTMIQALKTVLPLKKKMKPVQKKYLVRTVSQEACCELLAVYRRKKQKARVRFLEALTEDEVLPYEAVTQRLRVSPASFRLFLEEGICRLDTEERYRNPVRGLLKKEQTFLLNEEQRAAISGMTASWDGKKETCLLHGITGSGKTEVYMELIRHVIKNGRQAIVLIPEIALTYQTVMRFYRQFGERVSIVNSRLSAGEKSDQFERARTGKIDIMIGPRSALFTPFPNLGLIIIDEEHETAYKSETVPKYHAIETAIKRCRMADAMVVLGSATPSASSYYKAQNGEYLLFQMRSRAKEESMLPSVEIVDLREELKAGNRTIFSRRLKELLKETLDRKEQALLFLNRRGYAGFISCRSCGEAVKCPHCDVSLTQHRDGKLKCHYCGYETEIPKSCPSCGSHYIAGFGTGTQKVEAMVRSMLPEARVLRMDADTTKGKGGHDAVLAAFADGKADILVGTQMIVKGHDFPNVTLVGILAADLSLYSEGYEAGERTFQLLTQAAGRAGRDKLPGQVVIQSYAPSHYSVEAAASQDYESFYWHEILYRRLLHYPPVYHMMSLLFTSKEENAAERMAGKVKEMAGEFEGHFKAETEEAEEQRHGAVEIIGPAKAAVSRINDSYRYVLYAKCEEEQSLLALKEKIEQMEWDRNVLYQFDME
- the rlmN gene encoding 23S rRNA (adenine(2503)-C(2))-methyltransferase RlmN: MKTDIKSLTLEELTDALADMGEKPFRAGQIFSWLHEKLADSFDEMTNLSLSLRQRLSERFFLTVLEPVEVLVSELDGTRKYLFRLDDGNVIESVWMEYHHGNSVCISSQVGCRMGCRFCASTLDGLVRDLRPSEMLEQIYRMQALMGKRVSNVVVMGSGEPLDNYDNFVKFIRLLTDERGFHLSARNITVSTCGLPDRICRLAEEKLPITLALSLHAADDEKRKELMPIANRYGLKEVLPACDIYFEKTGRRPSFEYSLVGGVNDTKEEAEALAALLGHRNCHVNLIPVNPIKERKYVRSGQEAIRNFKNILEKSGINVTIRREMGRDINGACGQLRRSYREERP
- a CDS encoding UDP-N-acetylmuramoyl-tripeptide--D-alanyl-D-alanine ligase → MEQTTVRDIVRATGGVLLAGDPGEPLENVSIDSRAMKGRDLFVPLIGEHSDAHDYLAQAIENGAVLVLSSRKMEPLPGAAWIQVDDTLKALQAVGRDYRNRMGIPVVGVTGSVGKTTTREMTATVLGAKFRVFKTSKNFNSDIGLPVTMTEMTKEDEIAVLEMGMSDFGEMEVLSSMARPSAAIITNIGVAHIEQLGTQENILREKLKITVGLENGGTLILNGDDAFLRTVDESIGFHRMFYGFGENCQYRAEDMVITGAGTEFTSVCGAKRVRVHLPVMGKHMVMNALAAMAAASIWGVSMEEAAEALEGFAGFRNRQQIYEVKDYRVIDDTYNASPDSMKAALGVLSGMETEGKKIAVLANMLELGEDSRRFHYEVGYYAKEIAPDVLICIGELAAEIGRGVSEAGGKNTVIKCFDTKEEALPFLKEQAGRGDLILFKGSNSMKLGELIDDLRDE
- the def gene encoding peptide deformylase, with amino-acid sequence MALRTIREIGDEVLTKKAKEVKEMTPRTSQLIADMLDTMYEANGVGLAAPQVGVLKRIVTIDAGDGPIVLINPVILETRGEQSGPEGCLSVPGKQGIVTRPNEVTVKALDENMKEHLIKGTELLARAICHECDHLEGRLYVELVEGELMDVTDEEEDE
- a CDS encoding zinc metallopeptidase translates to MPYYGFYYFDPTWVLVIVGAVICMIASARVKSTFAKYSKVMSRTGMTGAEAARRLLDSQGIYGVQVMSVAGDLTDHYDPRNKTLKLSQSVYGSTSVAAIGVAAHECGHAIQDEVGYSPLKLRTAFVPVANFGSSISMLLIIAGLIFGARNGSYSLLVNLGILCFSLAVLFQLITLPVEFNASRRALVLLQENGILYQDEAAQTRKVLSAAALTYVAGALSAILQLLRLILLFGGRRNRD
- the fmt gene encoding methionyl-tRNA formyltransferase, which gives rise to MKVVFMGTPDFSVPALEALVAAGHQVAGVVTQPDKPKGRGKEMQITAVKKAALSHGIPVYQPARVKGNPEFMTKLKEIDPEVIVVIAFGQILPKEILELPKYGCINIHASLLPKYRGAAPIQWAIIDGEKETGITTMYMEEGLDTGDMLLKTVIPIDEEETGGTLHDKLSAAGGPLIVETLEKLEAGSLERIPQEGESCYAKILTKSLGDIDWSMDAAAIERLIRGLLPWPSAYTRLEGRTVKIWKAGVLPEQGEKTAPGTVAAIGKESFSVQTGNGLLEVKELQPEGKKRMDAGAFLRGYPLKMGDVFERKQ
- a CDS encoding Stp1/IreP family PP2C-type Ser/Thr phosphatase; this encodes MKAYAMTDRGRKRQINQDAVYYSTFPVGNIPNLFVVADGMGGHQAGDFASKYTIDNLVRLIEAAEGNNPITILNDSIRQVNGMLLERASEDEKLAGMGTTLVAACVMGSVLCVANVGDSRLYVIQDEIRQITRDHSLVEELIQRGEMERGSEAYHEHKNIITRAIGARSGVFADFFEVTLEEGDTVLMCSDGLSNMVPDDTIREIVAGREDLKAAAEDLIEEANNNGGRDNIAVVLFRPNVDEVKEW